The Gammaproteobacteria bacterium genome has a window encoding:
- a CDS encoding DUF192 domain-containing protein: protein MRRQHSFLDARRATRSHRLRVACTFLALTLSTGAGFAVNFIAPTSAADTPAFESADIEIRTGDGVISVTVEIAATADQRMKGLMGRTGLARNAGMLFMYPATQPPQSGFWMYHTRIPLDIAFIQPGGRIASIQTMAPCFSILPSACRPYLAGVNYSSALEVNRGFFARHDIKVGDRVIRVGKSGMH, encoded by the coding sequence ATGCGCCGCCAGCATTCATTCCTCGACGCAAGGCGAGCAACACGCTCGCACCGGTTGCGCGTCGCCTGCACGTTTCTCGCGCTGACGCTGTCAACCGGTGCTGGCTTCGCGGTGAACTTCATTGCGCCGACAAGCGCAGCCGATACGCCGGCGTTCGAATCGGCCGACATTGAAATTCGGACGGGCGACGGAGTTATTTCTGTAACTGTCGAAATTGCCGCCACTGCCGATCAGCGCATGAAAGGCCTGATGGGTCGCACGGGTCTGGCGCGAAACGCCGGCATGCTGTTTATGTATCCCGCGACGCAGCCGCCGCAGAGCGGTTTCTGGATGTACCACACCCGCATCCCCCTGGATATCGCATTCATCCAACCCGGCGGTCGAATCGCATCCATACAGACGATGGCGCCCTGTTTCAGCATATTGCCGAGCGCCTGCAGGCCGTATCTCGCAGGCGTCAATTACTCCAGCGCGCTGGAAGTCAACAGGGGATTTTTCGCGCGTCACGACATTAAGGTGGGTGATCGTGTCATCCGGGTCGGCAAGTCAGGAATGCACTGA
- the ispD gene encoding 2-C-methyl-D-erythritol 4-phosphate cytidylyltransferase: MTDAAFWAVIPAAGAGRRMGNAIPKQYLPLAGRLVIEHTLARFIGHPKIAGIVVAVDASDDRWRSLNIASAKPLVTVSGGRERCHSVLNALNYLQDMAKADDWVLVHDAARPCLHADDLDKLMITLADDPVGGILATPVRDTLKRADPENRIEQTVDRTALWHALTPQMFRLRVLHAALQRAIDADVAVTDEAAAVERTGLRPPLVQGRGDNIKITHPQDLALAERIFSARI; this comes from the coding sequence ATGACCGATGCCGCGTTCTGGGCCGTGATCCCCGCCGCCGGTGCGGGCCGGCGCATGGGCAACGCGATTCCGAAGCAATACCTGCCGCTCGCCGGCAGGCTGGTAATCGAACACACCCTCGCTCGTTTTATCGGGCATCCAAAGATCGCTGGCATCGTAGTCGCCGTGGATGCCAGCGATGACCGGTGGCGGTCTCTAAACATCGCAAGCGCCAAGCCGCTAGTCACGGTGTCTGGCGGCCGCGAGCGCTGTCATTCGGTGCTGAACGCGCTGAATTATTTACAGGACATGGCGAAAGCGGATGACTGGGTGCTGGTGCACGATGCCGCGCGGCCCTGTCTGCACGCGGACGACCTCGACAAGCTGATGATAACCCTGGCCGACGACCCGGTCGGCGGCATCCTCGCGACGCCGGTGCGCGACACCCTCAAACGTGCTGATCCCGAAAACCGCATCGAGCAGACCGTAGACCGCACCGCGCTATGGCACGCGCTGACCCCGCAGATGTTTCGCCTGCGCGTGCTGCACGCGGCGCTGCAGCGGGCGATCGATGCGGATGTCGCGGTCACCGACGAAGCCGCCGCCGTGGAACGAACCGGCCTGCGACCGCCGCTGGTGCAGGGACGCGGCGACAACATCAAGATCACGCATCCGCAAGACCTGGCGCTGGCGGAGCGTATTTTTAGTGCACGTATCTAG
- a CDS encoding cupin domain-containing protein, whose protein sequence is MTSACVLATAPAAGEYSTDEHCLILELLNSQDDRHVSVARARVEPGVTTKRHCVIDTEERYVILQGAGRMLIDEAPARRVGPGDTVRIAAGVGQSIANTGDSDLVFLCICTPRFEWRNYRSLE, encoded by the coding sequence ATGACTAGCGCCTGCGTGCTGGCAACCGCGCCCGCGGCTGGTGAGTATAGCACTGACGAGCACTGCCTGATTCTGGAACTGTTGAACAGCCAGGACGATCGCCATGTGTCGGTGGCGCGCGCCCGTGTGGAGCCTGGCGTCACGACCAAACGGCATTGCGTGATCGACACAGAGGAACGCTACGTGATCCTGCAAGGCGCGGGACGCATGCTGATCGATGAGGCGCCCGCGCGCCGCGTGGGCCCGGGCGATACGGTGCGGATTGCGGCCGGCGTCGGCCAGTCCATAGCCAACACCGGCGACTCTGATCTGGTGTTCCTGTGCATCTGCACGCCGCGCTTCGAATGGCGCAACTACCGATCCCTGGAGTAG
- a CDS encoding nitroreductase family protein yields MPQLLKGSEVRRADHPIDKLFIDRWSPRAMTGEAINRQELMVLFEAARWAPSSYNEQPWRILYACRDTEQWSMFFDLLVEGNQQWARDAAALVLFISKKTSTRTGKPAKTHSFDTGAAWENLALQGVLKGYVVHGMQGFDYDRARTALNIPDDFQVEAMIAVGKPQDRSKMSEETRERETPNSRRSIDETVCEGGFCF; encoded by the coding sequence ATGCCACAATTACTCAAGGGCAGCGAGGTGCGCCGCGCCGATCATCCAATCGACAAACTGTTCATCGACCGCTGGTCGCCGCGCGCCATGACCGGCGAGGCGATCAATCGACAGGAGCTCATGGTCTTGTTCGAGGCCGCGCGCTGGGCGCCATCTTCGTATAACGAGCAGCCGTGGCGCATTCTCTACGCTTGCCGCGACACGGAGCAATGGTCCATGTTCTTTGATCTGCTGGTCGAGGGCAATCAGCAATGGGCGCGCGACGCCGCCGCGCTGGTGCTGTTCATCTCCAAGAAAACGTCAACGCGAACCGGCAAGCCGGCGAAAACCCATTCATTCGACACCGGCGCCGCCTGGGAAAACCTGGCCTTGCAGGGCGTGCTCAAAGGCTACGTGGTGCACGGCATGCAGGGCTTTGACTACGACCGCGCCAGAACCGCGCTCAACATCCCGGATGACTTCCAGGTGGAAGCGATGATCGCCGTCGGCAAGCCGCAAGATCGCAGCAAGATGTCGGAAGAAACGCGCGAACGCGAGACGCCGAACAGCCGGCGAAGCATTGACGAGACGGTGTGCGAGGGTGGTTTTTGTTTTTGA
- a CDS encoding sulfotransferase, whose protein sequence is MQKYLFVLSPPYCGSTVFWRLLGTSRATSLHPGEGQSLKGVKDIMRTGAWDSATEFPWEDIKNRWHHFWDTDKPVLVEKSPPNLIRAFEIQKVFRPAYFLAMIRDPYSFCEGRRRRHKGSHIRESAVFWATCAAYQRKNIEELDNVIRVRYEDFAEKPQETRQRLLSFTPELHDIDVEGSFQARSVRGRGQEKIQNFNREKLDRLSSSDIQTINEVLERNDDLMKLFGYEYVMPGVNQSLRHVRSTIAVNTQKVRDKCGRLWSPSRKQHHYKE, encoded by the coding sequence ATGCAAAAATACCTGTTCGTTCTTTCGCCGCCTTACTGCGGTTCCACGGTGTTCTGGAGACTGCTTGGCACATCACGGGCTACCTCTCTTCATCCGGGAGAAGGCCAATCTCTAAAGGGCGTAAAGGACATTATGCGTACCGGCGCGTGGGATTCGGCGACTGAGTTTCCGTGGGAGGATATCAAGAACCGCTGGCATCATTTCTGGGACACTGACAAACCGGTGCTGGTCGAGAAAAGCCCGCCCAACCTCATCCGCGCGTTTGAAATCCAAAAAGTTTTCCGTCCCGCATACTTTCTGGCGATGATCCGGGACCCCTATTCTTTTTGCGAAGGGCGCAGGCGCCGACACAAGGGATCGCACATAAGAGAGTCTGCTGTTTTCTGGGCCACTTGCGCGGCGTACCAACGGAAAAATATTGAAGAACTCGATAACGTTATCCGCGTAAGGTACGAGGATTTCGCAGAAAAGCCGCAGGAAACGCGGCAAAGGCTGCTGAGTTTCACGCCCGAACTGCATGACATAGACGTCGAGGGCTCTTTTCAGGCGCGCTCCGTTCGCGGTCGCGGTCAGGAAAAGATCCAGAACTTTAACCGCGAGAAGCTGGACCGATTGTCTTCATCCGATATCCAGACCATTAACGAAGTGTTAGAGCGCAATGATGACCTGATGAAACTCTTCGGGTATGAATACGTCATGCCGGGTGTCAATCAGTCATTGCGCCACGTACGCTCGACCATTGCAGTTAACACGCAGAAAGTGCGGGATAAATGCGGGCGATTGTGGTCACCATCGCGTAAACAGCACCACTATAAAGAATGA
- a CDS encoding cupin domain-containing protein, protein MSRLRVFTESESEQPFFVSDDHTAMAEKLNEIDVRFEQWEASQPIAPGASPEDVMAAYREDIDRLVEENGFKTIDVISIAPDHPQRAEMRTKFLDEHFHNEDEVRFFVAGSGLFTLHVDDKIHEVKCEQGDLISVPDGTTHWFDMGPNPSFVAIRFFKESDGWVGHFTGADIARRFPRYEPGQAG, encoded by the coding sequence ATGAGCCGCCTGAGAGTATTTACAGAGTCCGAATCCGAGCAGCCATTCTTTGTGAGCGACGATCACACCGCCATGGCGGAGAAACTTAACGAGATCGACGTGCGTTTCGAGCAGTGGGAAGCCTCGCAGCCGATCGCGCCCGGCGCCTCGCCCGAAGACGTGATGGCGGCTTATCGCGAAGATATCGACCGGCTGGTCGAGGAAAATGGTTTCAAGACCATCGATGTCATCAGCATCGCGCCCGATCATCCGCAACGCGCGGAGATGCGCACGAAATTTTTGGACGAGCACTTTCATAACGAGGACGAAGTGCGATTCTTCGTTGCCGGCTCCGGCCTGTTTACCCTGCATGTGGACGACAAAATTCACGAAGTCAAATGCGAACAGGGCGACCTGATCAGCGTGCCCGACGGCACCACGCACTGGTTTGACATGGGCCCGAACCCGAGCTTCGTCGCCATTCGCTTCTTCAAGGAATCAGACGGCTGGGTCGGCCATTTCACCGGCGCCGACATCGCGCGGCGTTTCCCGCGCTACGAACCGGGCCAGGCGGGGTGA
- a CDS encoding DUF3833 family protein, translating into MSFRAFATALCLLLAACGGMEPQEFASATPRFQPEQFFLGTTHSWGVIEDRSNNPTSRFRTETRGRRDGGALVIDQHFYFEDGRTQRRLWRLRRINEHRYKATANDVVGVATGEAHGNAFHWEYTVRLNPDNPLSNVRFSQWMYLLDGGATMMNRVTVSKLGFIVAEVTEYFRRGARPVPAISNRHKAGAAGVRH; encoded by the coding sequence ATGTCATTCCGAGCCTTCGCGACCGCGCTGTGTCTGCTGCTCGCCGCCTGCGGCGGCATGGAGCCGCAGGAATTCGCGAGTGCGACACCGCGGTTTCAGCCGGAGCAATTTTTTTTGGGAACCACGCACTCGTGGGGCGTGATCGAAGATCGATCCAATAATCCCACGAGCCGCTTCCGCACCGAGACACGCGGGCGGCGCGACGGTGGTGCGCTGGTCATCGATCAACACTTCTACTTCGAGGATGGCCGTACGCAGCGGCGGTTGTGGCGGCTGCGGCGCATCAATGAGCATCGCTACAAGGCCACGGCCAACGATGTCGTCGGCGTCGCCACCGGCGAGGCGCACGGCAACGCCTTCCACTGGGAATATACGGTAAGACTGAATCCGGATAATCCGCTGTCAAACGTGCGCTTTAGCCAATGGATGTATCTGCTGGATGGCGGCGCGACGATGATGAATCGCGTCACCGTCAGTAAACTGGGATTCATCGTCGCGGAAGTGACCGAGTATTTCCGTCGTGGCGCGCGGCCGGTGCCGGCCATCTCGAATCGTCACAAGGCGGGCGCGGCCGGTGTCCGTCACTGA
- a CDS encoding DUF1232 domain-containing protein, whose product MRASGLTLRIAALSISGSWRRRANQLKSYALTVYYIARDHRTPILVRALAVLIAAYAFSPIDLIPDFIPVLGLLDDLVLIPLGAALVVRLTPAPILASARLRAAHAAGKPVSYPAAALIILLWLAMLMVVAYWLMDY is encoded by the coding sequence ATGCGCGCTAGCGGTCTGACTTTGAGGATCGCCGCGCTGAGCATTTCAGGATCATGGCGCCGGCGCGCCAACCAGCTTAAATCATACGCGCTCACGGTCTACTACATCGCACGCGACCACCGCACACCGATACTGGTCCGTGCGCTGGCCGTGCTGATCGCGGCATATGCGTTCAGCCCCATCGACCTGATTCCGGATTTCATTCCCGTGCTCGGACTGCTCGACGATCTCGTATTGATCCCGCTCGGCGCCGCGCTGGTAGTACGCCTGACGCCAGCGCCAATCCTGGCATCCGCGCGCCTGCGCGCCGCACATGCCGCCGGGAAACCCGTGAGCTATCCGGCGGCGGCACTGATTATCCTGTTGTGGCTTGCTATGCTCATGGTCGTGGCTTACTGGCTTATGGATTATTAA
- a CDS encoding patatin-like phospholipase family protein — MASKNGSTRVAIACQGGGSHTAFTAGVLKKLLKEKAEGNHNFEIVALSGTSGGAICALLAWYVLLTYDIDKALSLLDSFWRANSTHAPWDKFLNTCLLQATRFFANIGGVPLVSPKYLPTRGLDQFRGMLEEHVDFDGLDKLVMSDSPLLLLGAADVLSGEFKAFSSRRDKITVDMILASAAIPTLFKAAHVDGHLYWDGLFSQNPPVRELPDERPDEIWVIAINPQTRKTEPRSVPEITDRRNEMARNLSLYQEVQFIEKMNGWVEEGALARTKHKPVQIKWIKMLRELDVESKLDRDPAFIQGMMAYGEEQAEAFLNQRAEVSEEGQEDYRRAAYG, encoded by the coding sequence ATGGCGAGCAAAAACGGATCGACACGCGTTGCAATTGCGTGTCAGGGTGGTGGAAGCCATACCGCATTTACCGCAGGCGTGTTGAAAAAGCTGCTGAAAGAAAAAGCGGAAGGAAATCACAACTTTGAGATAGTCGCGTTGAGCGGCACGTCCGGCGGAGCAATCTGCGCCCTGCTTGCGTGGTACGTATTATTGACGTACGACATCGATAAGGCCCTCTCGCTGCTGGATTCTTTCTGGAGAGCCAATTCTACCCACGCGCCCTGGGACAAATTTCTCAACACGTGTCTCCTGCAGGCAACCCGTTTCTTCGCCAATATCGGCGGTGTGCCCTTGGTCAGCCCGAAGTATTTGCCGACCCGGGGGCTCGATCAATTCAGGGGCATGCTGGAGGAGCATGTCGATTTCGACGGGCTCGACAAGCTCGTAATGTCCGATAGTCCGCTGCTCCTGCTGGGCGCCGCCGACGTCTTGAGCGGCGAATTCAAGGCGTTCAGCAGCCGCAGGGACAAGATTACCGTGGACATGATCCTCGCTTCGGCTGCGATCCCGACCTTATTCAAAGCGGCTCATGTCGACGGGCATTTATATTGGGATGGTTTGTTTTCCCAGAATCCACCCGTGCGCGAGCTTCCCGATGAAAGACCCGATGAAATATGGGTGATCGCGATTAACCCGCAAACACGCAAAACAGAGCCGAGGTCGGTGCCGGAGATTACCGACAGGCGTAATGAAATGGCCAGAAACCTCTCGCTTTATCAGGAAGTACAGTTCATAGAAAAGATGAACGGATGGGTAGAGGAGGGCGCCCTTGCGCGTACGAAACACAAACCCGTGCAAATAAAGTGGATCAAAATGCTTCGCGAACTTGATGTCGAGTCGAAGCTGGATAGGGACCCGGCCTTCATACAGGGAATGATGGCATACGGCGAAGAACAGGCCGAGGCATTCCTGAATCAACGCGCCGAAGTCAGCGAAGAGGGCCAGGAGGACTACCGCCGCGCGGCCTATGGATAA
- a CDS encoding methylthioribulose 1-phosphate dehydratase yields the protein MHSLPFDTHRLRELADEIIVNARELSVAGLTPATSSNFSCRLDERHAAITVSGRDKGRLRMADIMVVDMEGREVGSEHRPSAETLLHTLMYRRFAEIGAVLHTHSVTQTVASRLFANAGHVRFQDYEILKAFYGVETHDAAVDLQILPNTQDIPALASHVDALLDRQCMWGYLIAGHGLYAWGRDIAEARRHIEAFEFLLACELEMRRFK from the coding sequence ATGCACTCCCTACCCTTCGACACCCACCGCCTGCGCGAGCTGGCTGACGAGATTATCGTCAACGCCCGCGAGCTATCCGTTGCCGGCCTGACGCCAGCGACCAGCAGCAATTTCTCGTGCCGGCTGGATGAGCGTCATGCCGCAATTACGGTGTCCGGACGCGACAAGGGGCGGCTGCGCATGGCGGATATCATGGTCGTGGATATGGAGGGTCGCGAGGTGGGAAGCGAACACCGCCCGTCGGCGGAGACTCTACTGCATACGCTCATGTACCGTCGCTTCGCGGAGATCGGTGCCGTGCTGCACACGCATTCGGTGACGCAGACCGTGGCATCGCGTCTGTTCGCCAACGCCGGGCACGTGCGCTTCCAGGACTATGAGATACTCAAAGCTTTCTACGGTGTCGAAACCCACGACGCGGCGGTTGACCTGCAGATATTACCCAATACGCAGGATATTCCCGCGCTGGCCTCACACGTTGACGCGTTGCTCGACAGGCAATGCATGTGGGGATACCTGATCGCCGGCCACGGTCTATACGCATGGGGCCGCGATATCGCGGAAGCGCGCCGCCACATCGAGGCCTTCGAGTTCCTGCTGGCCTGTGAACTGGAAATGAGGAGATTCAAATGA
- a CDS encoding type II toxin-antitoxin system HicB family antitoxin, with the protein MRYMVVIEEGPSSFGAYVPDLPGCIAAAETKQEVLQLIHETIEFHLEGLREEGVSVPQPRSYSEFVEVHA; encoded by the coding sequence ATGCGTTACATGGTCGTTATTGAGGAAGGTCCGAGTAGCTTCGGTGCATACGTTCCCGATCTTCCGGGGTGCATCGCCGCAGCAGAAACAAAACAGGAAGTATTGCAACTCATCCATGAAACCATCGAGTTTCATCTGGAGGGCCTCAGGGAGGAGGGCGTGTCTGTACCGCAGCCGCGTTCCTATAGCGAGTTTGTCGAAGTTCACGCCTAA
- the mtnC gene encoding acireductone synthase: MYQHRIIQTEPTFLTPAILTDIEGTTSSISFVKDVLFPHARRELPRFVRDYGHDPEVRRWLDNVAVENGGMCDDAMIAEVLQGWIDEDRKHTALKALQGMIWAEGYRNGAFTAPVYPDAAEALRRWHDAGHTLTVYSSGSVNAQKLFFRHSDAGDLTPLFSNYFDTETGHKREADSYRRIAESMQHKPEDILFLSDVVEELDAAREASMRTMLIDRRDDYPQPRHGEEGHGHTRAESFAGICIN; encoded by the coding sequence ATGTACCAACACCGTATCATCCAGACTGAGCCCACATTCTTGACGCCCGCCATCCTGACCGACATCGAAGGTACCACCAGCAGCATCTCGTTCGTCAAGGACGTGTTGTTCCCTCACGCACGCCGCGAATTGCCACGCTTCGTACGCGATTACGGCCACGATCCTGAGGTGCGGCGCTGGCTGGATAACGTGGCGGTGGAGAACGGCGGCATGTGCGATGACGCGATGATCGCCGAAGTGTTGCAGGGCTGGATCGATGAAGACCGCAAACACACGGCGCTCAAAGCGCTGCAAGGGATGATATGGGCCGAAGGTTATAGAAACGGCGCATTTACCGCGCCTGTTTACCCGGATGCTGCCGAGGCGCTGCGGCGCTGGCACGATGCCGGACACACACTCACCGTTTACTCGTCCGGCTCGGTAAATGCGCAGAAGCTGTTTTTCAGGCACTCCGACGCCGGCGATCTCACCCCGCTGTTCAGCAACTATTTCGATACCGAGACAGGCCACAAGCGCGAGGCTGACAGCTATCGCCGCATCGCCGAGTCAATGCAGCACAAGCCAGAAGATATTCTGTTTCTGTCAGACGTCGTCGAAGAACTCGATGCGGCGCGTGAGGCCTCCATGCGCACCATGCTGATCGATCGCCGAGATGATTATCCGCAGCCACGCCACGGAGAGGAAGGCCACGGTCATACACGGGCGGAATCTTTTGCCGGGATCTGTATTAACTAA
- a CDS encoding glycosyltransferase family 1 protein, which produces MLAIGLELRERGHRVVFAVTELYREKIEALGFDFHPMRPHIPPDDRATVATVLDPRRGPERLIRGILMPALKDSFDDLLIAARGVDFLLAGEIVYAAPLVAEKMGVAWAAYLTAPLSFFSSYDPPVLAPYPSLAKLHALGPTVNRWPLDLVRFVTRDWGAPVHALRRALELSPAGNPIFEGKFSPHLNLAGFSPVLAGPQRGWPANTVITGFTFYDGKGEGARLSPELRGFLDAGEPPIVFTLGSAAVYLPGAFFEISARAASMLNRRAVLVMGDNPPAGDLPRDVFAVYAPYSEIFPSAAAIVHQGGIGTVAQGLRAGRPTLVMPYAFDQPDNAVRLARLGTSRTIPRKKYTARRVARELARLFAEPRYRARAVEIARELQHENGAVVAVDAIERCIRESAMPSVDARGEPARRKGL; this is translated from the coding sequence ATGCTCGCGATCGGGCTTGAACTGCGGGAGCGCGGCCATCGTGTGGTATTCGCGGTGACCGAACTGTATCGCGAGAAAATCGAGGCTTTAGGTTTCGATTTTCACCCCATGCGCCCGCATATTCCGCCTGACGACAGAGCAACGGTGGCCACCGTGCTCGATCCCCGGCGCGGGCCGGAGCGTCTAATACGGGGGATTCTGATGCCCGCGCTTAAAGACAGCTTCGATGATCTGCTGATCGCCGCGCGCGGTGTGGACTTTTTGCTCGCGGGCGAGATCGTGTACGCGGCACCACTGGTGGCGGAAAAGATGGGCGTCGCTTGGGCGGCGTATTTAACCGCGCCGCTGTCGTTTTTCTCCTCATACGATCCGCCGGTGCTCGCGCCCTATCCGTCGCTCGCGAAGCTGCACGCGCTGGGGCCGACGGTAAACCGTTGGCCTCTCGATCTGGTGCGGTTCGTAACGCGTGACTGGGGCGCACCGGTTCACGCACTACGGCGCGCGCTTGAGCTCTCGCCGGCCGGTAATCCGATATTCGAAGGTAAGTTTTCGCCGCATCTGAATCTCGCAGGGTTCTCGCCTGTGCTTGCCGGTCCGCAACGCGGCTGGCCTGCGAATACCGTCATTACGGGCTTCACGTTTTACGACGGCAAGGGAGAAGGCGCGCGACTCTCGCCTGAATTGCGCGGCTTCCTCGATGCGGGCGAGCCGCCTATCGTGTTCACCTTGGGTTCCGCCGCGGTTTACTTACCCGGCGCGTTCTTCGAGATCAGCGCGCGGGCGGCCTCGATGCTAAACCGGCGAGCCGTGCTCGTCATGGGTGACAATCCGCCAGCGGGTGACCTGCCACGTGACGTATTCGCGGTATACGCGCCTTATTCAGAAATCTTTCCATCGGCAGCGGCGATCGTGCATCAGGGTGGCATCGGCACGGTTGCTCAAGGCTTGCGCGCCGGCCGCCCGACCCTTGTAATGCCCTACGCGTTTGATCAGCCGGACAACGCCGTGCGGCTTGCACGGCTGGGGACATCACGAACGATCCCGCGGAAAAAATACACGGCCCGCCGTGTCGCACGCGAACTCGCGCGCTTATTCGCCGAACCCCGCTACAGAGCGCGCGCCGTCGAGATCGCGCGCGAACTGCAACATGAAAACGGTGCGGTCGTTGCTGTGGATGCAATCGAGCGATGTATACGAGAATCAGCAATGCCGAGCGTGGACGCACGCGGCGAACCGGCCAGGCGAAAGGGCTTGTGA
- a CDS encoding intradiol ring-cleavage dioxygenase has protein sequence MKRDPANKLTMRRPFHRRKLLKLLGATAILMGAGHANRQAKGGPKRSSTAARPDSAPACVVRPEQMEGPYFIDEKLRRADIRTDPSNGAVKDGERLDLTLRVSRIDGHAGTPLAGTVVDIWQCDARGVYSGFEDINGLFDTRGQHFLRGFQKTDDQGVVRFVTIYPGWYQGRTVHLHFKIRTGAEPGFEYTSQLYFDDAVSDRVFTRGAYAGRPRRDVRNEQGWIYRKGGGDLMLALIEQPRGYSGTFDVGLRMS, from the coding sequence ATGAAGCGAGATCCGGCAAACAAACTCACAATGCGGCGTCCTTTTCATCGTCGCAAACTGCTCAAGTTGCTGGGCGCCACCGCGATATTGATGGGCGCCGGCCATGCGAACAGGCAGGCGAAGGGCGGCCCAAAGCGTTCATCGACTGCCGCGAGACCCGATTCGGCGCCGGCCTGCGTCGTGCGGCCGGAGCAGATGGAAGGCCCGTATTTCATAGACGAAAAACTCCGACGCGCGGACATCCGCACCGATCCCTCGAACGGCGCCGTCAAAGACGGCGAGCGGCTGGACCTGACACTGCGCGTGTCCCGCATCGACGGCCACGCCGGCACGCCGCTCGCCGGCACGGTGGTGGACATCTGGCAATGCGACGCGCGCGGCGTGTACTCCGGCTTCGAAGACATCAACGGCTTGTTCGATACGCGCGGCCAGCACTTCCTGCGCGGTTTTCAGAAGACCGACGATCAGGGCGTCGTACGATTTGTCACCATCTATCCCGGCTGGTATCAGGGCCGCACGGTGCACCTTCATTTCAAGATCCGGACCGGCGCCGAGCCGGGTTTCGAATACACGTCGCAGCTTTATTTCGACGATGCCGTGAGCGACCGCGTATTCACGCGCGGCGCATACGCCGGACGGCCACGACGTGACGTAAGGAATGAACAGGGCTGGATTTATCGGAAGGGCGGGGGCGACCTGATGCTTGCCCTTATTGAGCAGCCGCGTGGTTACTCGGGGACGTTCGATGTTGGGCTGCGGATGAGTTAA
- a CDS encoding addiction module protein yields the protein MSNALLHEAEKLTIAERVELVEAIWNSIPAAADATMLPVPEAHKRVVDERLAEIEANPSAGDSWEDVRARLERDLIDSCYTVS from the coding sequence GTGAGCAACGCACTTCTGCACGAAGCCGAAAAGCTTACAATCGCTGAACGGGTGGAACTCGTCGAGGCCATCTGGAACAGCATTCCTGCCGCAGCCGATGCCACGATGCTTCCTGTGCCTGAAGCCCATAAGCGGGTTGTTGACGAACGCCTCGCGGAAATCGAAGCTAATCCCAGTGCTGGTGACAGTTGGGAGGACGTCCGCGCTCGTCTTGAGCGGGATCTAATTGATAGCTGCTACACTGTTAGTTAA